A genome region from Clupea harengus chromosome 7, Ch_v2.0.2, whole genome shotgun sequence includes the following:
- the LOC116220959 gene encoding neurofilament medium polypeptide-like, with protein sequence MDVIGASSRRRVLETRGIRASPSASLRSHSWSQRAPGSTSMSYKRTTNVPASRAYTSASAAVLATPGSLELSSAANADHARNNEKEQLQGLNDRFASYIDKVRYLEEQNKLLETEIQELRQRKFTQSQYSDAFDQELSELRSTLEQLHREKVQIIVDADNIEEDIHRLKNRYEDEARLREKTEIAIRELKKEKDDSVLIKSDLEKKVQSLLDEADFLRSNHAVEVSELLAQLQEAQVPVDMREFSKTDITSALREIRAQLDGFSSQNLHQAEEVFQCRYAKLSDAADQNKDAIKSVRDEIADYRRQLQVKNVELEALHGTKDSLDRQLNDTEDRHSNDLGSYQEMIHQLDSELKGMKREMSHHLREYQDLLNVKMALDAEIAAYRNLLEGEETRFRGFVDSYPSPAFPYRQPMTSKAKKEDKQADLNEDLAAVTEELQAEGGEEEEGDEEEQEAVEEEVAASKQPKVSATPPTGEEEDGDEEEAEEEESEIEETELTSSKAHKTETEQQEGEEKQEEEGEMKSDSEGEEKKSDTEKKEKKSDTEKEEKKSDSEGEEKKSDTEKEEKKSDSEREEKKSDVEKEERKSDSEGEEKKRDTEKKEKKSDSEGEEKKSDTEKEEKKSDSEREEKKSDVKKEEKKTDAEQKKEEKEKEEEAAVTNGEQKSPTQTAGSPKEEVVLTQTVETITNGEKVASKPAKSKAAVEVKEAKPTPKEAAKTSAPASTAPASKEVKEK encoded by the exons ATGGATGTCATAGGGGCTTCATCCCGCAGAAGAGTGCTCGAGACACGGGGCATCCGCGCCTCCCCATCTGCCAGCCTCAGGTCGCACTCCTGGTCTCAGAGAGCCCCCGGCTCCACGTCCATGTCCTACAAAAGAACCACCAACGTGCCAGCAAGCAGGGCATACACGAGCGCGTCCGCAGCAGTGTTAGCCACGCCAGGCAGCCTAGAGCTCTCATCCGCGGCCAATGCCGACCATGCGCGCAACAACGAGAAGGAACAGCTTCAAGGGCTGAATGACCGATTCGCCAGTTATATCGATAAAGTCCGTTATCTGGAAGAGCAGAATAAACTGCTGGAGACTGAAATTCAAGAACTCCGGCAGAGGAAGTTCACGCAGTCACAATATAGTGATGCATTCGACCAAGAGCTGAGCGAACTCCGTTCCACGCTAGAGCAGCTGCACAGAGAGAAGGTTCAGATCATTGTTGATGCAGATAACATCGAGGAAGACATTCACCGTCTGAAAAATCGCTATGAGGATGAAGCACGCCTTAGAGAAAAAACGGAGATTGCAATCCGGGAACTGAAGAAGGAAAAAGACGACTCGGTTCTGATTAAATCGGACCTGGAGAAAAAAGTTCAGTCTCTCTTGGATGAAGCAGACTTCCTGCGCAGTAACCACGCAGTGGAGGTCAGCGAACTTCTTGCTCAGCTCCAGGAGGCGCAGGTGCCTGTGGATATGAGGGAGTTCAGTAAAACGGACATCACCTCCGCGCTCCGGGAAATCCGCGCGCAACTGGACGGCTTCTCCTCACAAAACCTGCATCAAGCGGAGGAGGTGTTCCAGTGCCGCTATGCCAAACTTTCGGACGCAGCAGATCAGAACAAGGACGCGATCAAATCTGTTCGGGATGAGATTGCAGATTATCGCCGGCAGTTGCAGGTGAAGAATGTCGAACTGGAGGCTCTCCATGGCACGAAGGACTCCCTGGACAGACAGCTGAATGACACTGAAGACCGGCATAGCAACGACCTAGGCAGCTACCAG GAGATGATCCATCAGCTGGACAGCGAGCTGAAGGGAATGAAGAGGGAGATGTCTCACCACCTCAGGGAATACCAGGATCTGCTCAATGTCAAGATGGCTCTGGATGCTGAGATCGCTGCCTACAG gAATCTTCTGGAGGGTGAAGAGACTCGCTTTAGGGGTTTTGTTGATTCCTACCCAAGTCCCGCCTTCCCATACCGCCAGCCAATGACCTCCAAAGCAAAGAAAGAGGACAAACAGGCAGACCTGAACGAGGACCTGGCCGCCGTAACAGAGGAGCTTCAGGCAGAggggggtgaggaagaggagggggatgaggaagagcaggaggctgTGGAAGAAGAGGTGGCTGCCTCCAAGCAGCCTAAAGTGAGTGCTACACCCcctacaggagaggaggaggatggtgatgaggaggaggcagaggaggaagagtcaGAGATTGAGGAAACAGAACTGACCAGTTCCAAAGCCCATAAGACTGAGACTGAAcaacaggaaggagaggagaagcaggaagaagagggg gagatgaagagtgattcagaaggagaggagaagaagagtgatacagagaaaaaggagaagaagagtgatacagagaaagaggagaagaagagtgattcagaaggagaggagaagaagagtgatacagagaaagaggagaagaagagtgattcagaaagagaggagaagaagagtgatgtagagaaagaggaaaggaagagtgattcagaaggagaggaaaagaagagagatacagagaaaaaggagaagaagagtgattcagaaggagaggagaagaagagtgatacagagaaagaggagaagaagagtgattcagaaagagaggagaagaagagtgatgtaaagaaagaggagaagaaga CAGACGCTGagcagaagaaggaggagaaggagaaggaggaggaggcagctgtCACTAACGGAGAACAGAAGAGTCCCACCCAGACAGCTGGAAGCCCAAAGGAGGAGGTGGTTCTGACCCAAACCGTAGAGACCATCACCAACGGAGAGAAGGTCGCCTCCAAGCCTGCCAAGAGCAAAGCAGCCGTTGAGGTCAAAGAGGCAAAACCCACCCCCAAGGAAGCAGCCAAGACATCTGCCCCAGCCTCTACTGCCCCAGCCTCTAAAGAGGTGAAAGAGAAGTAA
- the LOC105904065 gene encoding neurofilament medium polypeptide, translating into MDVIGASSRRRVLETRGIRASPSTSLRSHSWSQRAPGSTSMSYKRTTNVPASRAYTSASAAVLASPGSLELSSAVNADHARNNEKEQLQGLNDRFASYIDKVRYLEEQNNLLETEIQELRQRKSTQSQRSDAFDQELSELRSTLEQLHREKAQIIVDADNIEEDIHRLKNRFDDEARFREKTEIAIRELKKEKDDSVLIKSDLEKKVQSLLDEADFLRSNHAVEVGELLAQLQEAQVPVDMREFSKTDITSALREIRAQLDGLSSQNLHQAEEVFQCRYAKLTDAADQNKDAIKSARDEIADYRRQLQVKNVELEALHGTKDSLDRQLNDTEDRHNNDLGSYQDMIHQLDSELKGMKREMSHHLREYQDLLNVKMALDAEIAAYRNLLEGEETRFRGFVDSYPSPAFPYRQPMTSKAKKEDKQADLNEDLAAVAEELQAEGGEEEEGEEEEQEAVEEEVAASKQPKVSATPPTGEEGEEEEEKVEGDKEEGEKVEGDKEEAEEGEKADAEEEEETSKRPKDEEQDDKEQESGEKEKKSDSEGEEGEEKKSDLEVEEKKSDSEGEEKKSDTKKEEKKSDTEKEDKKSDTEKEEKNSDSKRQKKKSDTEKEEKKSDIEKEEKKRDSEGEEKKSDSEGEKKSDIEKEEKKSDSKRQKKKSDTEKEEKKSDIKKEETKSDTEKEEKKSDSKRQEKKSDTEKEDKKSDSEGEEKKSDTEKEVTKSDSEGEEKKSDIEKEEKKSDSEGEEKQEEKEEAAIANGEQKSPAQTAETPGWPRVILTRNVETITNGEKVAPKPAKSKAAVEVKEEKPTPKEAAKTSAPASTAPASKEVKEKHDMCIHV; encoded by the exons ATGGATGTCATAGGGGCTTCATCCCGCAGAAGAGTGCTCGAGACACGGGGCATCCGCGCCTCCCCATCTACCAGCCTCAGGTCGCACTCCTGGTCTCAGAGAGCCCCCGGCTCCACGTCCATGTCCTACAAAAGAACCACCAACGTGCCAGCAAGCAGGGCATACACGAGCGCGTCCGCAGCAGTGTTAGCCTCGCCAGGCAGCCTAGAGCTCTCATCCGCGGTCAATGCCGACCACGCGCGCAACAACGAGAAGGAACAGCTTCAAGGGCTGAATGACCGATTCGCCAGTTATATCGATAAAGTCCGTTATCTGGAAGAGCAGAATAATCTGCTGGAGACTGAAATTCAAGAACTCCGGCAGAGAAAGTCCACGCAGTCACAACGTAGTGATGCATTCGACCAAGAGCTGAGCGAACTCCGTTCCACGCTAGAGCAGCTGCACAGAGAGAAGGCTCAGATCATTGTTGATGCAGATAACATCGAAGAAGACATTCACCGTCTGAAAAATCGCTTTGATGATGAAGCACGCTTTAGAGAAAAAACGGAGATTGCAATCCGGGAACTGAAGAAGGAAAAAGACGACTCGGTTCTGATTAAATCGGACCTGGAGAAAAAAGTTCAGTCTCTCTTGGATGAAGCAGACTTCCTGCGCAGTAACCACGCAGTGGAGGTCGGCGAACTTCTTGCTCAGCTCCAGGAGGCGCAGGTGCCTGTGGATATGAGGGAGTTCAGTAAAACGGACATCACCTCCGCGCTCCGGGAAATCCGCGCACAACTGGACGGCCTCTCCTCACAAAACCTGCATCAAGCGGAAGAGGTGTTCCAGTGCCGCTATGCCAAACTAACGGACGCGGCAGATCAGAACAAGGACGCGATCAAATCTGCTCGGGATGAGATTGCAGATTATCGCAGGCAGCTGCAGGTGAAGAATGTCGAACTGGAGGCTCTCCATGGCACGAAGGACTCCCTGGACAGACAGCTGAATGACACTGAGGACCGGCATAACAACGACCTAGGCAGCTACCAG GATATGATCCATCAGCTGGACAGCGAGCTGAAGGGAATGAAGAGGGAGATGTCTCACCACCTCAGGGAATACCAGGATCTGCTCAATGTCAAGATGGCTCTGGATGCTGAGATCGCTGCCTACAG gAATCTTCTGGAGGGTGAAGAGACTCGCTTTAGGGGATTTGTTGATTCATACCCAAGTCCCGCCTTTCCATACCGTCAGCCAATGACCTCCAAAGCAAAGAAAGAGGACAAACAGGCAGACCTGAACGAGGACCTGGCCGCCGTAGCGGAGGAGCTTCAGGCAGAggggggtgaggaagaggagggggaggaggaagagcaggaggctgTGGAAGAAGAGGTGGCTGCCTCCAAGCAGCCTAAAGTGAGTGCTACACCCCCtacaggagaggaaggggaggaggaagaagaaaaagtagAGGGGGataaggaggagggagaaaaagtagAGGGGGataaggaggaggcagaggagggagagaaggcagatgctgaggaagaggaagaaaccaGCAAAAGACCTAAAGATGAGGAGCAAGATGATAAAGAACAAgagtcaggagagaaagagaaaaagagtgattcagaaggagaggagggagaggagaagaagagtgatttagaagtagaggagaagaagagtgattcagaaggagaggaaaagaagagtgatacaaagaaagaggagaagaagagtgatacagagaaagaggacaagaagagtgatacagagaaagaggagaagaatagTGATtcaaaaagacagaagaagaagagtgatacagagaaagaggagaaaaagagtgatatagagaaagaggagaagaaaagagattcagaaggagaggagaagaagagtgattcagaaggagagaaaaagagtgatatagagaaagaggagaagaagagtgattcaaaaagacagaagaagaagagtgatacagagaaagaggagaaaaagagtgatataaagaaagaggagacgaagagtgatacagagaaagaggagaagaagagtgattcaaaaagacaggagaaaaagagtgatacagagaaagaggataagaagagtgattcagaaggagaggagaagaagagtgatacagagaaagaggtgacgaagagtgattcagaaggagaggagaaaaagagcgatatagagaaagaggagaagaagagtgattcagaaggagaggag aagcaggaggagaaggaggaggcagCTATCGCCAACGGAGAACAGAAGAGTCCCGCCCAGACTGCTGAAACCCCAGGGTGGCCCAGGGTTATTCTGACCCGAAATGTAGAGACCATCACCAACGGAGAGAAGGTCGCCCCCAAGCCTGCCAAGAGCAAGGCAGCCGTGGAGGTCAAAGAGGAAAAACCCACCCCCAAGGAAGCAGCAAAGACATCTGCCCCAGCCTCTACTGCCCCAGCCTCTAAAGAGGTGAAAGAGAA GCATGACATGTGCATCCACGTGTAG